One segment of Brassica napus cultivar Da-Ae chromosome C3, Da-Ae, whole genome shotgun sequence DNA contains the following:
- the LOC106424878 gene encoding bidirectional sugar transporter SWEET5-like, whose product MAFIVIGPLGLWTFIVYGISYFGFSVYVAPYVSDFILYYGIHAWMWTFKYLYMDISDICIYRSIFTISKVTGVTLKYFYYFESDGCHTDSLLVITINGTGLFMELVYVTIFFIFATSPIRRKITIAMMIEVIFMAVVIFCTLYFLPTTKQRSMLIGILCIVFNVIMYASPLTVMKLVIKTKSVRYMPLFLSLASLMNGIVWVIYACLKFDPYILIPNGLGSISGIVQLILYATYYKTTNWNGEDDDKEKGYSNAEIELGRA is encoded by the exons ATGGCTTTTATCGTTATCGGGCCTCtaggcctttggacttttatcgttTATGGTATTTCGTATTTTGGATTCTCGGTTTATGTCGCACCTTATGTTTcggattttattttatattatggaatTCATGCGTGGATGTggactttcaaatatttatatatggatatttcagatatttgtatttatcgaagtatttttactatttcgaaagtgacgggtgtcacattaaaatatttttactatttcgaaagtgacgggtgtcacacCGACAGTCTCCTCGTCATTACCATTAATGGAACTGGTCTTTTCATGGAACTCGTTTATgtcaccatcttcttcatcttcgctACCTCGCCTATCCGC AGAAAGATCACAATAGCGATGATGATTGAGGTGATATTCATGGCGGTGGTGATCTTCTGCACATTGTACTTTTTGCCTACAACAAAACAGAGATCTATGCTTATTGGGATCTTGTGCATTGTTTTCAATGTTATCATGTATGCTTCTCCTTTAACCGTCATG AAACTTGTGATAAAGACAAAGAGCGTGAGGTACATGCCGCTCTTCCTGTCATTAGCCAGCTTAATGAACGGAATCGTTTGGGTCATTTATGCTTGTCTTAAATTCGACCCCTATATTTTG ATTCCAAATGGTCTTGGATCAATATCAGGAATAGTACAACTTATACTATACGCAACTTACTATAAAACAACGAACTGGAACggggaagatgatgataaagaaAAGGGCTACTCAAATGCTGAAATAGAGCTTGGCCGAGCTTGA
- the LOC106424815 gene encoding uncharacterized protein LOC106424815 has protein sequence MCDNDCGFCVALKHGGPDIPDNDLIMLSSSSPASTTAHPPPSPETYQTPLSLLSLPQITRRYVFKTLSLCLAAPSLSIAPVHARGLFQMPPLRLSNRYYLVRAGESDYESLGVINTNPVAKTSVDSGLSEKGKKQTVRAALQLKEMGACDRNCWLWPSITQRAYQAAEIIASINGISRSYIVPEYSFLDARGLGAYEGKKLDSISEVYALDSISMKTKPPPITDGTPNESVSDVFVRVTQLMSILETQYSEDTVVIVSPDSDNLSILQAGVQGLDLRRHSELYFGPGEVRLLDADSIPVYKQPASAVYKCTNPPNCD, from the exons ATGTGCGATAACGATTGTGGGTTTTGTGTGGCTTTAAAACACGGAGGACCAGATATTCCCGACAACGATTTAATTATgttgtcatcatcatcaccggCCTCCACCACCGCACATCCTCCTCCGTCGCCGGAAACATACCAAACTCCTCTGAGTTTACTTTCCTTGCCGCAGATTACCCGTAGATACGTTTTCAAGACTCTCTCCTTATGTCTCGCCGCACCATCACTCTCCATCGCACCAGTCCACGCACGTGGCCTCTTTCAAATGCCCCCTCTCCGTCTCTCTAATCG TTACTACCTGGTGAGAGCTGGTGAATCTGATTACGAAAGCTTGGGGGTCATCAACACAAACCCGGTGGCCAAAACATCGGTAGATAGCGGATTGTCGGAGAAAGGTAAGAAGCAGACGGTGAGAGCTGCGTTACAGTTAAAGGAAATGGGGGCATGTGACAGAAACTGTTGGCTCTGGCCTTCCATTACACAGAGAGCTTATCAGGCTGCTGAAATCATCGCTTCCATCAATGGGATTAGTCGCAG CTATATAGTTCCGGAATATAGCTTCCTTGATGCTCGCGGTTTAGGAGCTTACGAAGGCAAGAAGCTTGATTCCATATCAGAA GTGTATGCATTAGACTCAATATCGATGAAGACAAAACCTCCTCCTATAACCGATGGTACGCCTAATGAGAGTGTGTCAGATGTATTCGTGCGTGTGACGCAGCTCATGTCCATTCTCGAGACTCAATACTCAGAGGATACGGTCGTCATTGTATCGCCTGATTCAGACAACTTATCTATCTTACAAGCTGGTGTTCAAGGCCTCGACCTGCGAAGGCATTCAGAGTTGTATTTTGGACCAGGAGAAGTAAGATTGTTAGATGCAGACAGCATCCCTGTCTATAAGCAACCTGCATCTGCTGTATATAAATGCACAAACCCACCAAACTGTGACTAA